The Chryseobacterium sp. 52 genome includes a region encoding these proteins:
- a CDS encoding sulfate/molybdate ABC transporter ATP-binding protein: MLLEINNLYFSHTKEKPLFQNLNLAFEEGRIIALAGESGCGKSTLLNLIYGLLDWESGEIVFNETRLLGPKGNLVPGEAEMKLVAQNFDLMPYATVAENVGKFISNINLTQKKETVMELLEVVGLQEFAHILPKYLSGGQQQRVAIARALSVLPKLLILDEPFSNLDFPRKIELRERLFRYVKQHQISLIISTHELQDIMPWLDQIVILKDGRLIQNDSPEETYRRPYNSYVAQLFGEVNIFSEEEKADFELSKFSYYPKEIKISEAGIEADILESRFAGNHYWNKIKVRNKEIIVYTDEKLEGDIKISFG, encoded by the coding sequence ATGCTTTTAGAAATAAACAATTTATATTTTTCCCATACCAAAGAAAAGCCCCTGTTTCAGAACCTTAATCTGGCGTTTGAAGAAGGCAGGATCATTGCACTGGCAGGAGAAAGCGGATGTGGAAAATCTACACTGCTCAACCTGATCTACGGACTTCTGGACTGGGAAAGTGGCGAAATTGTTTTTAACGAAACCCGACTTTTAGGCCCTAAAGGAAATCTTGTTCCCGGTGAAGCCGAGATGAAACTGGTTGCTCAGAATTTTGATCTGATGCCTTATGCAACCGTGGCCGAAAATGTAGGAAAGTTTATTTCCAATATCAATTTAACTCAGAAAAAAGAAACCGTTATGGAGCTTCTTGAGGTCGTAGGACTTCAGGAATTTGCGCATATACTTCCTAAATATTTAAGCGGAGGCCAGCAGCAGCGGGTTGCTATTGCCAGAGCACTTTCCGTATTACCGAAACTGCTTATTTTAGACGAACCTTTCAGTAATCTGGATTTTCCAAGAAAAATAGAACTTCGCGAAAGACTGTTCAGGTATGTAAAACAGCATCAGATATCCCTCATTATTTCAACTCATGAACTTCAGGATATTATGCCGTGGCTTGACCAGATCGTTATTCTAAAGGATGGCAGACTGATTCAGAACGACAGTCCGGAAGAAACGTACAGACGGCCTTATAATTCTTATGTAGCTCAACTTTTTGGAGAGGTCAATATTTTCAGTGAGGAGGAAAAAGCAGATTTTGAACTTTCAAAATTTTCATATTATCCTAAAGAAATAAAAATTTCTGAAGCAGGTATTGAAGCCGATATTCTTGAAAGCAGGTTTGCAGGAAACCATTACTGGAACAAGATAAAAGTTCGAAATAAAGAGATTATTGTCTATACAGATGAGAAGCTGGAAGGCGATATTAAAATCTCCTTTGGATAG
- a CDS encoding YceI family protein, which yields MRKKLFSLAIPALFIAAVMVSCKKDKPVTSESNEVTTTKDGNQYTLDTLNSKVEWKGYKIFKSENTSHFGTIKFESGDVTIKEGKLESGKFVADMNSLTSVDLKNEADKLDKLNGHLKSGDFFEVEKFPTASFEITKVTPATEGDYNTLLDGNLTIKGISKPVQFKANVSVKDGEVSVATEPKDIKREEFGVKFQAPAENGVIKDEVTLQINVKALEKK from the coding sequence ATGAGAAAAAAACTGTTTTCGTTAGCTATCCCTGCATTATTTATTGCTGCTGTAATGGTTTCTTGTAAAAAAGACAAACCTGTTACCAGTGAAAGTAATGAAGTGACGACTACAAAAGACGGTAACCAGTATACATTGGATACATTGAACAGTAAAGTGGAGTGGAAAGGATATAAAATATTCAAATCTGAAAACACAAGTCATTTCGGAACGATTAAGTTTGAAAGTGGCGATGTAACTATAAAAGAAGGGAAACTTGAAAGCGGAAAATTTGTTGCTGATATGAATTCTTTGACGTCAGTAGATCTTAAAAATGAGGCTGACAAGCTAGATAAGCTGAATGGTCATCTTAAGAGTGGTGATTTCTTTGAAGTGGAAAAATTTCCTACAGCTTCTTTTGAAATTACAAAAGTGACACCCGCTACGGAAGGAGATTACAATACGCTTCTGGATGGTAATTTAACCATTAAAGGAATTTCAAAACCGGTTCAGTTTAAAGCTAATGTTTCTGTAAAAGACGGAGAAGTAAGTGTGGCTACTGAGCCTAAAGATATCAAGAGAGAAGAGTTTGGGGTAAAGTTCCAGGCTCCTGCTGAAAACGGGGTGATTAAGGATGAGGTGACTCTTCAAATCAACGTTAAAGCATTAGAAAAGAAATAA
- the pheS gene encoding phenylalanine--tRNA ligase subunit alpha, whose amino-acid sequence MIEKIEELLTEVNGFNATSKEEIENFRIKYNGKKGVLNDFYETLKEVPNDQKKEFGQKINSLKQAVAGKLDDLKDSSQSVIITEKEDLTRPAFPLDLGSRHPINLVKNRIIDIFKSIGFAVADGPEIEDDWHNFTALNLPEYHPARDMQDTFFIEQNPDILLRTHTSSVQIRYMEENQPPIRILSPGRVFRNEAISSRSHCIFHQIEGLYIDENVSFADLKQTIQFFTTELFGKSKIRMRPSYFPFTEPSAEIDVYWGLNSETDYRITKGTGWLEIMGCGMVDPAVLKNVNIDAEKYSGYAFGMGIERITMLLYQMSDIRMFFENDIRTLEQFKTL is encoded by the coding sequence ATGATAGAAAAGATAGAAGAACTACTTACCGAAGTAAATGGCTTCAATGCTACATCTAAAGAGGAAATTGAAAACTTCCGAATTAAATATAATGGTAAAAAAGGAGTTCTAAACGATTTTTACGAAACATTAAAGGAAGTTCCAAACGACCAGAAAAAAGAATTCGGACAGAAAATCAATTCTTTGAAACAGGCCGTTGCGGGAAAACTGGATGATCTGAAAGATTCTTCCCAGTCTGTTATTATCACAGAGAAAGAAGATCTTACAAGACCGGCTTTTCCATTGGATCTTGGGTCAAGACACCCAATCAATCTGGTGAAAAACAGGATTATTGACATTTTCAAATCTATAGGTTTCGCAGTTGCTGACGGCCCTGAAATTGAGGATGACTGGCACAACTTTACGGCTCTTAACCTTCCTGAATACCATCCGGCAAGAGATATGCAAGATACTTTCTTTATCGAGCAGAATCCGGATATCCTTTTAAGAACGCATACTTCTTCTGTACAGATTCGTTATATGGAAGAAAACCAGCCGCCAATCAGAATTCTTTCTCCGGGAAGAGTATTCCGTAATGAGGCTATTTCTTCACGTTCACACTGTATATTCCATCAGATCGAAGGATTGTATATTGATGAGAATGTAAGTTTTGCAGATCTTAAACAAACAATTCAGTTCTTTACCACTGAGCTTTTTGGAAAATCCAAGATCAGAATGAGACCTTCTTATTTCCCTTTCACAGAGCCCAGTGCTGAAATTGATGTGTATTGGGGATTGAATTCTGAAACCGATTACAGGATTACAAAAGGAACAGGTTGGCTTGAGATCATGGGATGCGGAATGGTAGATCCAGCCGTTTTAAAAAACGTGAATATCGATGCTGAGAAATATTCAGGATATGCTTTCGGAATGGGTATTGAAAGAATCACAATGCTTCTTTACCAGATGAGCGATATCAGAATGTTCTTTGAAAACGATATCAGAACTTTAGAACAGTTTAAAACATTATAA
- a CDS encoding DUF3108 domain-containing protein, with translation MKKILSVFAICMFLLSHAQIDNIADGESITFRIHYGILNAGTANLTAKKTSYMGAPHLYVKGTGQTTGAVKAFFKVEDLYESFINTETGLPSFYVRNVREGSYRQHFETVFNHDNNTLILTDKKTPANGSKVIKSVKGVQDMLSCFYYLRSKNTSELKVGTVINMNVWIDDEMFPFQLKVTGTEDLKTKLGTINCLKIIPSVKSGRVFKEKEGVTMWVTNDANHIPMLLKAELAVGSLKASIDDVKNVKYPLKYIK, from the coding sequence ATGAAGAAAATTTTAAGTGTTTTTGCAATATGTATGTTCCTGCTGAGTCATGCTCAGATCGACAATATTGCTGATGGTGAGTCTATTACATTCAGAATCCACTACGGAATCCTGAACGCCGGAACCGCCAATCTTACGGCAAAAAAAACCAGTTACATGGGTGCTCCCCACCTCTATGTAAAAGGCACAGGGCAGACTACAGGAGCCGTAAAAGCCTTCTTTAAAGTAGAAGATCTATATGAAAGCTTCATTAACACAGAAACCGGCCTCCCAAGCTTTTACGTAAGAAATGTGCGTGAAGGTAGCTACCGCCAGCATTTTGAAACCGTCTTCAACCATGACAACAATACACTCATCTTAACTGATAAAAAGACTCCAGCGAATGGTTCAAAGGTCATCAAATCGGTAAAGGGAGTTCAGGATATGCTTTCCTGCTTCTATTATCTGAGAAGCAAAAATACAAGCGAACTGAAGGTAGGAACAGTCATCAATATGAATGTATGGATTGATGATGAGATGTTTCCGTTCCAGCTAAAAGTAACAGGAACAGAAGATCTGAAAACAAAACTCGGTACTATTAATTGTCTGAAGATTATTCCGTCTGTAAAAAGCGGAAGGGTTTTCAAGGAAAAAGAAGGGGTAACGATGTGGGTCACCAATGATGCTAATCATATTCCTATGCTCTTAAAGGCTGAACTGGCTGTAGGTTCACTTAAAGCAAGTATTGATGATGTTAAAAATGTGAAATATCCATTAAAATATATTAAGTAA
- a CDS encoding NAD(P)/FAD-dependent oxidoreductase, whose translation MITTDILIIGAGPTGLFAVFEAGLLKMKCHIIDALPQPGGQLAELYPKKPIFDIPGYPSVNAGELVDNLMEQIKQFQPGFTLGETAVSYTKVDDEWFEVITNKGTVHRCKAIAIAGGLGTFEPRKPTFENVADYEEKGLEYFVKEPEHFRDKKVVIAGGGDSALDWSVFLSNVASEVTLIHRRNEFRGALDSVEKVQDLKNQGKIKLITPAEVTGIKGDGKVEAITVEIEGQDAFDIETDYFIPLFGLTPKLGEIANWGLNIEKNAIVVNNALDYQTNIEGIYAIGDINTYPGKLKLILCGFHEATLMCQSVYNRLNPGKKFVLKYTTVSGVDGFDGSRKEAEKAVVKKID comes from the coding sequence ATGATAACCACTGATATATTGATCATAGGAGCCGGACCTACCGGGCTTTTTGCTGTTTTTGAAGCAGGTTTATTAAAAATGAAGTGCCACATTATCGATGCGCTTCCGCAGCCAGGAGGACAGCTAGCTGAGCTTTACCCTAAAAAGCCTATTTTCGATATTCCCGGATATCCTTCTGTAAATGCGGGAGAATTAGTAGATAATTTGATGGAACAGATCAAGCAGTTCCAGCCGGGATTCACTTTGGGAGAAACTGCTGTTTCTTATACAAAAGTAGACGATGAATGGTTTGAAGTGATCACCAACAAAGGAACGGTTCACAGATGTAAGGCTATTGCCATTGCAGGTGGATTGGGAACTTTTGAACCCAGAAAACCTACTTTCGAAAATGTTGCTGATTATGAAGAAAAAGGTCTTGAATATTTCGTTAAAGAACCTGAGCATTTCAGAGATAAAAAAGTAGTGATCGCCGGAGGTGGTGATTCTGCACTGGACTGGAGTGTTTTCCTTTCAAATGTTGCAAGTGAAGTTACTTTGATCCACAGAAGAAACGAGTTCAGAGGAGCTTTGGATTCAGTGGAAAAAGTTCAGGATCTTAAAAACCAGGGGAAAATTAAATTGATTACACCTGCTGAAGTTACCGGTATCAAAGGAGACGGAAAAGTAGAAGCAATCACGGTAGAAATTGAAGGACAGGATGCTTTCGATATCGAAACAGATTATTTTATTCCTTTATTCGGACTGACTCCAAAATTGGGTGAGATCGCAAACTGGGGACTGAATATCGAGAAAAATGCCATCGTGGTAAACAATGCGCTTGATTATCAGACGAACATCGAAGGAATCTATGCAATCGGAGATATCAATACCTATCCGGGGAAATTGAAGCTGATCCTTTGCGGTTTCCACGAAGCTACTTTGATGTGTCAGAGTGTTTACAACAGACTGAATCCAGGGAAGAAATTTGTACTAAAATATACGACAGTAAGCGGTGTAGACGGATTTGACGGTAGCCGTAAAGAAGCAGAAAAGGCAGTTGTGAAAAAAATTGACTAA
- a CDS encoding 2Fe-2S iron-sulfur cluster-binding protein codes for MSDINIKITDREGVTHDVVAPTDMSMNLMEIIRSYELAEEGTIGVCGGMAMCASCQVYVISDPGLEVMGDEEDAMLAEAYHVKENSRLGCQLHMMDSMEGLEVAIAPYP; via the coding sequence ATGTCAGATATTAATATTAAGATCACCGATCGGGAAGGGGTAACCCATGATGTTGTAGCGCCTACAGATATGTCTATGAACCTGATGGAGATCATCCGTTCTTATGAATTGGCGGAAGAGGGAACTATCGGAGTATGCGGAGGAATGGCGATGTGCGCCTCATGTCAGGTATATGTAATTAGTGATCCGGGCCTTGAGGTTATGGGAGATGAAGAAGATGCGATGCTGGCGGAAGCTTACCATGTAAAAGAGAACAGCAGACTGGGATGCCAGCTGCATATGATGGATAGCATGGAAGGTCTTGAAGTGGCAATTGCTCCTTATCCTTAG
- a CDS encoding TIGR00730 family Rossman fold protein, with protein sequence MKSITVFCGSSSGTDDIFKDQAFLLGQTLAKQNIQLIYGGADVGLMGAVADGTLREGGKAIGVLPHFLQSKEIAHKNLTELIIVETMHERKTKMNDLCDGVIVLPGGYGTLEEFFEMITWAQLGLHKKPIGILNIDGFYDDLILLVQTMVDKGFLKQVNRDMLLISGNIDELLEKMKNYQAPSVGKWISKDEV encoded by the coding sequence ATGAAAAGTATAACAGTATTCTGTGGCTCAAGTTCCGGTACAGACGATATTTTTAAAGACCAGGCTTTTCTGCTTGGACAAACACTGGCTAAACAAAACATACAACTGATTTACGGCGGTGCAGATGTCGGCCTGATGGGAGCTGTAGCAGATGGAACATTACGTGAAGGAGGAAAAGCTATCGGAGTTCTCCCCCACTTCCTGCAATCCAAAGAAATTGCCCATAAAAATCTGACCGAACTGATCATCGTAGAGACCATGCATGAAAGAAAAACAAAGATGAATGATCTCTGTGACGGAGTAATCGTTCTTCCCGGCGGTTACGGAACGCTGGAAGAGTTTTTTGAAATGATCACATGGGCACAGCTTGGACTCCATAAAAAGCCAATCGGAATTTTGAATATTGACGGATTTTATGATGATCTCATACTATTGGTTCAAACAATGGTAGATAAAGGGTTCTTGAAGCAAGTCAACAGAGATATGCTTTTGATCAGCGGAAACATTGATGAACTTTTGGAAAAGATGAAGAACTACCAGGCTCCTAGTGTTGGCAAATGGATTTCGAAAGATGAAGTATAA
- a CDS encoding aminoacyl-histidine dipeptidase, with the protein MELSNIEPQIIWKNFSKLNAVPRPSKKEERVIAFIKGFGENLGLETTVDEVGNVIIRKPATAGMENRKSIVLQSHLDMVCQKNNDVNFDFETEGIKMEVDGDWVKAKGTTLGADNGLGVATIMSILESSDIPHPALEALFTIDEETGMTGAIGLKPGQLTGEILLNLDTEEDDEIDIGCAGGIDVTVTQTYGTEASKGQIVRIEVKGLQGGHSGMDIHKGFGNANIILGRLLYKGLAKENIQLISIDGGGLRNAIPREGVALVSVRNAHEFIEEITTGLKKEILEEFASVEPNLQINIENSTTSDKAVSEEDSKKIILVLKSLHNGVYRMSPDVKDLVESSNNVARVELKGGELKILNLSRSSVDSSKDSVSEQLKSVSELAGMNVEFSGSYPGWKPKPGSEIVQLMEKIYTEKFGEKPAVVACHAGLECGIIGANYPEMEMVSFGPTIRGAHSPEEKANIPSAQKFWSFTKDILANIPLK; encoded by the coding sequence ATGGAATTATCTAATATAGAACCGCAGATTATCTGGAAAAATTTCTCCAAATTAAATGCAGTTCCAAGACCATCTAAAAAAGAAGAAAGAGTCATTGCTTTCATCAAAGGATTTGGTGAAAATTTAGGATTGGAAACTACTGTAGATGAAGTAGGAAACGTTATTATCAGAAAACCGGCTACTGCAGGTATGGAAAACCGCAAATCCATCGTACTTCAGTCGCATCTGGATATGGTATGTCAGAAAAACAACGACGTTAATTTCGATTTCGAAACTGAAGGAATTAAAATGGAAGTTGACGGAGACTGGGTAAAGGCAAAAGGAACAACTTTAGGGGCGGACAACGGCCTGGGAGTAGCGACTATCATGTCTATCCTTGAAAGCTCTGATATTCCGCATCCGGCTTTGGAAGCTCTTTTCACAATAGATGAAGAAACGGGTATGACAGGAGCAATAGGATTGAAACCGGGACAATTGACGGGAGAAATTTTATTAAACCTTGATACGGAAGAAGACGATGAAATTGATATCGGCTGTGCAGGAGGAATTGACGTTACGGTAACTCAAACTTATGGAACTGAAGCTTCAAAAGGTCAGATCGTAAGAATTGAAGTGAAAGGTCTTCAGGGTGGACACTCCGGAATGGATATCCATAAAGGTTTTGGAAATGCTAACATCATTCTTGGAAGACTTCTTTACAAGGGATTGGCTAAAGAAAATATCCAGTTGATTTCTATTGACGGGGGCGGATTAAGAAATGCAATCCCGAGAGAAGGTGTAGCGCTGGTTTCCGTAAGAAATGCCCATGAGTTCATAGAAGAAATCACGACAGGACTTAAAAAGGAGATTTTAGAGGAGTTTGCATCTGTTGAGCCTAATCTTCAGATTAATATTGAAAACTCAACAACTTCTGACAAAGCTGTATCAGAAGAGGATTCAAAGAAAATCATCTTAGTGTTGAAGTCTCTTCACAACGGTGTCTACAGAATGAGTCCTGATGTAAAAGATCTTGTAGAATCTTCCAACAACGTGGCAAGGGTAGAATTGAAGGGTGGTGAACTGAAAATATTAAACCTTTCAAGATCTTCTGTAGATTCTTCAAAAGATTCTGTTTCCGAGCAGTTAAAATCTGTTTCTGAACTGGCAGGAATGAATGTAGAATTCAGTGGTTCTTATCCGGGATGGAAACCAAAACCGGGTTCTGAGATCGTACAGTTAATGGAAAAGATCTACACAGAAAAATTCGGTGAAAAGCCTGCTGTTGTAGCTTGTCATGCAGGATTGGAATGTGGTATTATCGGAGCTAATTATCCTGAAATGGAAATGGTAAGTTTTGGCCCAACAATCAGAGGAGCACACTCTCCTGAGGAAAAAGCCAATATTCCTTCGGCACAGAAATTCTGGAGCTTCACTAAAGATATTTTAGCGAATATTCCTTTAAAATAG
- the recR gene encoding recombination mediator RecR, with translation MDYPSKVLAKAVDEISGLPGIGRKTALRLALHLLKQPSSRAVSLGNSLINLVNEIKYCKECHNFSDFEICEICSNEKRNSELICIVEDVRDVIAIENTGKFTGKYLILGGKISPMEGVGPNQLNIPSIERKVNEGGVKEFIFALSATMEGDTTAYYIYKKFKNFNVNFSSIARGISVGDELEYADEVSLGRSIINRLPYNEKD, from the coding sequence ATGGATTACCCTAGTAAAGTTTTGGCAAAAGCCGTAGACGAAATTTCTGGGCTGCCCGGAATCGGCAGGAAAACAGCTTTGAGATTAGCCTTACATTTGTTGAAACAGCCCAGTTCCAGAGCGGTGAGCCTTGGGAACTCATTAATCAACCTTGTTAATGAGATAAAATACTGCAAAGAATGTCATAATTTCTCTGATTTTGAGATTTGTGAGATTTGCAGTAACGAAAAAAGAAATAGTGAGCTGATCTGCATTGTTGAAGATGTACGTGATGTAATTGCCATTGAAAATACCGGAAAGTTTACCGGAAAATACTTGATTTTAGGAGGTAAAATATCACCAATGGAAGGGGTAGGACCCAATCAACTGAATATTCCCAGTATTGAAAGAAAGGTGAATGAGGGAGGCGTGAAAGAATTTATTTTCGCCTTAAGTGCCACAATGGAAGGAGATACTACCGCTTATTATATCTATAAAAAATTTAAAAATTTTAATGTTAATTTTTCAAGTATTGCCAGAGGAATCTCAGTAGGTGATGAGCTGGAATATGCAGATGAAGTATCTTTGGGAAGATCTATTATAAACAGATTGCCATACAACGAAAAGGATTAA
- a CDS encoding glycosyltransferase family 2 protein → MKLSIIIVNYNVTRLLRSCLLSIQKYTEGEDYEVIVIDNASTDASWGDLIPEFPAVHFIASERNEGFAIANNKAIRTATGEYVLLLNPDTELEGYYMKDLLDFADSKPDFGGMGIRMHDAEGNFLPESKRSVPDMFNSFEKLFTNFKRSNSKSYYRSDIEENAVAEVDVVTGAFLLVKKDIYGKIGGLDEAYFMYGEDIDLCYTLLKNGFKNYYYGAASLLHHKGESTIKDEVYLDRFYGAMQIFIDKYYRESKPLQYSFLKAGLKLRHKIEKIKLK, encoded by the coding sequence ATGAAGCTGTCCATAATTATTGTTAATTATAATGTAACCAGGCTGTTGAGAAGCTGCCTTTTGTCTATCCAGAAATATACAGAAGGAGAAGACTATGAAGTAATTGTTATAGATAATGCCTCTACGGATGCTTCCTGGGGAGATCTTATTCCGGAATTCCCTGCAGTCCATTTCATAGCTTCCGAACGGAATGAAGGTTTTGCTATCGCCAATAACAAAGCTATACGGACAGCAACCGGAGAATATGTGCTGCTTTTAAATCCGGATACGGAGCTGGAAGGATATTATATGAAAGATCTTTTGGATTTTGCTGATTCCAAGCCTGATTTTGGAGGCATGGGAATAAGGATGCATGATGCCGAAGGAAATTTTCTGCCTGAAAGCAAACGTTCTGTACCGGATATGTTTAATTCTTTTGAAAAGTTATTTACAAATTTTAAAAGGAGTAATTCAAAATCCTATTACCGGAGTGATATTGAAGAAAATGCGGTAGCAGAAGTAGATGTTGTGACCGGAGCATTTCTGTTGGTGAAAAAAGATATTTACGGAAAGATAGGAGGGCTGGATGAAGCTTATTTTATGTACGGAGAAGATATTGATCTGTGCTATACGTTGTTGAAAAACGGCTTTAAAAACTATTATTACGGGGCTGCTTCCCTTCTCCATCATAAAGGAGAAAGTACCATTAAAGACGAGGTGTATCTCGACAGGTTTTATGGCGCTATGCAGATCTTCATTGATAAATACTACAGGGAATCCAAGCCGCTGCAGTATTCATTTTTAAAAGCGGGGTTGAAACTCCGGCACAAAATTGAGAAGATTAAACTAAAATAA
- the secG gene encoding preprotein translocase subunit SecG, which yields MDTIFILLMVLVMIASILLVIIVMAQNPKGGGLSSTFGGASPAQFGVQRTNDFMEKATWTLGAVIIVLILISVVITGKPTATTKAPAQQPVKKEAPAPAKQSTPAASTTTPAQVPAAPAK from the coding sequence ATGGATACTATATTTATACTATTGATGGTTCTCGTTATGATCGCCAGCATTTTATTGGTAATCATCGTTATGGCTCAAAATCCAAAAGGAGGAGGCCTTTCCAGTACTTTCGGAGGTGCATCACCTGCACAGTTTGGAGTACAGAGAACCAATGATTTCATGGAAAAAGCAACATGGACTCTGGGCGCAGTAATCATCGTTCTTATCCTTATAAGCGTTGTGATCACAGGTAAGCCAACAGCAACAACAAAAGCTCCGGCTCAACAGCCAGTCAAGAAAGAAGCACCAGCTCCGGCTAAACAGTCTACACCAGCGGCTTCTACAACTACTCCGGCTCAGGTACCTGCAGCTCCTGCTAAATAA